The Corylus avellana chromosome ca8, CavTom2PMs-1.0 genome has a segment encoding these proteins:
- the LOC132190002 gene encoding helicase and polymerase-containing protein TEBICHI isoform X4, with protein MASGSPRTRIDEFFVSKKRKPISPGLKSGRSKIAVKTTVEGSPSAKGTLDNCLVTSDDDKNSAKPSYSAGDSGQDAVKRKLALEINNSSKDELKWPSFSEQLDSQTSEAVEAAQKEASLGLSGMGGVAAGDFVKGCSTSEQGVDNSELKKFATDFLSLYCSDFQSSTNSQSEPKVNDQKRNRSPSCLDGKDKACKMRHCNTNQSHLEGEVTGSNKKDPEDMQSGFIDKSMVSVFRSSREVTDGNGPIELQPCLKKCGNTPKSSVNMTEFCTPGSLAVKACVCETPKSRHGSSIFSPGEAFWNEAIQLADGLCVPMVNFSAQATEQTNIVKTQFHIMNSCNFRNGVGHNKSKETLDEGENRARQMELSVKHTKDLDKEVSLLPVKHLDFSCEDKNLDESTPPCRAVDDSECATHRGGDQSECGAVDHKGIETSNILIRCGKAQTDEEIHVVQGMTSVLSVTKGKVDISCPETDCMTSNSPVNEIKNSILKQESDEASTPSSFVLLEDRLDLNRWLPSEICSIYRKRGILKLYPWQVECLQMDGVLQRRNLVYCASTSAGKSFVAEILMLRRVISTGKIALLVLPYVSICTEKAEHLEVLLEPLGKHVRSYYGNQGGGTLPKDTSVAVCTIEKANSLINRLLEEGRLSEIGIIVIDELHMVGDPRRGYLLELILTKLRYAAGEGNSESSSGESSGTSSGKADPAHGLQIVGMSATMPNVAAVADWLQAALYQTDFRPVPLEEYIKVGNTIYNKKMDIVRTISKQYDLGGKDPDHIVELCNEVVQEGHSVLIFCSSRKGCESTARHVSKFLRRFSVNVHNDESEFVDITSAIDALRRCPAGLDPILEETVPSGVAYHHAGLTVEEREIVETCYRRGLVRVLTATSTLAAGVNLPARRVIFRQPRIGRDFIDGTRYRQMAGRAGRTGIDTQGESVLICKPEEIKRIMGLLNESCPPLHSCLSEDINGMTHAILEVVAGGIVQTTGDINRYVRCTLLNSTKPFQDVVKSAQESLRWLCHGKFLEWNEDTKLYSTTPFGRAAFGSSLSPEESLIVLDDLSRAREGFVLASDLHLVYLVTPINVDVEPDWELYYERFMELPALDQSVGNRVGVVEPFLMRMAHGAPMRASNQSRDNMKGLHGKCENRLGIRNSTMLSDDQKLRVCKRFNVALILSRLVQEVPVAEVCEAFKVARGMVQALQENAGRFASMVSVFCERLGWHDLEGLVAKFQNRVSFGVRAEIVELTTIPYVKGSRARALYKAGLRTPLAIAEASVPEIVKALFESSSWAGQEGSAQRRVQLGVAKKIKSGARKIVLDKAEEARIVAFSAFKSLGFDVPHFSQPILSTATGDHVRKGAATISFGDGTSSSFVNVEHVTPASTNPSTDENESSDKVASESEGEKFMRTPDMVLVAPAEVNSTTAMYCNFGAVSSGVLVEGSVTSSAELNATVANAKSADMTCTIQLQRPGDGIGYLDCGVQEPHNRQNLCVVNKESACAKGPINAIHTPGGFDSFLDLWETAPEFYFDVHYNKRLEVNAVAPFEIHGMAICWESSPVYYVNLPKDLLWSDNRRDDYLSLCTSGDKSTSPHEHWLEIVRKRWNRIGKMLGKRNVRKFTWNLKVQIQVLKSPAVSVKKFGLDLAGKNLGLELIDNSYSLLSPVHIKDGIDMCIVAWILWPDEERSSNPNLEKEVKKRLSSEAAATANQSGRWKNQMRRAAHNGCCRRVAQTRALCSVLWKLLISEDLIEALMNIEIPLVNVLADMELWGIGVDMEGCLQARNVLGKKLRHLEKEAHKLAGMTFSLYTAADIANVLYGHLKLPIPEGYDKGKQHPSTDKHCLDILRHEHPIIPVIKEHRTLAKLLNCTLGSICSLARLSMRTQKYTLHGHWLQTSTATGRLSMEEPNLQCVEHEVDFKMNKDKNCGDANADHYKINARDFFVPTQIPPSPFPLPIWWKKKIA; from the exons ATGGCGTCTGGTTCGCCACGGACGCGCATCGATGAG TTCTTTGTTTCGAAGAAAAGGAAACCCATATCACCTGGTCTCAAGTCTGGGAGAAGCAAAATTGCTGTAAAAACTACCGTGGAAGGGTCTCCGAGTGCCAAAGGTACTCTGGACAATTGCTTGGTGACTTCAGATGATGATAAGAACTCGGCTAAGCCATCATATTCAGCTGGTGATTCTGGGCAAGATGCAGTTAAAAGGAAGTTGGCATTGGAGATTAATAATTCTTCCAAAGATGAACTTAAGTGGCCCTCGTTTTCAGAACAACTGGACTCTCAAACTTCTGAAGCAGTTGAAGCGGCTCAGAAGGAAGCATCTTTGGGATTATCTGGTATGGGTGGTGTTGCTGCAGGAGATTTTGTAAAGGGTTGCTCAACTTCTGAACAGGGTGTTGATAACTCAGAGCTCAAAAAGTTTGCTACTGACTTTTTGTCTTTATATTGTAG TGACTTTCAATCAAGTACAAATTCACAGTCAGAGCCGAAAGTGAATGACCAAAAGAGAAATCGTAGCCCCTCGTGCCTAGACGGGAAGGATAAAGCATGCAAGATGAGGCATTGCAATACTAACCAATCACATTTAGAAGGTGAAGTTACTGGCTCTAACAAGAAGGATCCAGAGGACATGCAGTCTGGTTTTATTGATAAATCCATGGTATCTGTTTTTAGATCTTCGAGGGAG GTTACTGATGGTAATGGTCCTATTGAGCTTCAACCATGCTTGAAAAAATGCGGCAATACTCCTAAATCATCTGTAAATATGACAGAATTCTGTACACCGGGTTCTTTGGCTGTTAAGGCATGTGTTTGTGAAACCCCCAAGTCAAGGCATGGAAGCTCCATATTTTCACCAGGAGAAGCTTTTTGGAATGAAGCAATTCAACTTGCTGATGGTTTGTGTGTTCCAATGGTTAACTTTTCTGCTCAGGCTACTGAACAAACTAATATTGTGAAGACCCAATTTCATATCATGAATTCATGCAATTTCAGAAATGGAGTCGGTCATAACAAGTCAAAGGAAACATTGGATGAGGGTGAGAATAGAGCCCGACAAATGGAACTAAGTGTGAAGCATACAAAAGATCTGGACAAAGAAGTATCCTTGCTTCCTGTTAAGCATTTGGACTTCTCATGTGAGGACAAAAATCTGGATGAAAGTACCCCACCCTGTCGTGCTGTTGATGATTCAGAATGTGCTACTCATAGAGGTGGCGACCAATCTGAATGTGGTGCTGTAGATCACAAAGGGATAGAAACTAGTAATATATTAATTCGATGTGGGAAAGCTCAGACAGATGAAGAGATACATGTGGTACAGGGGATGACTTCTGTTCTTTCAGTAACCAAGGGGAAAGTGGATATATCGTGTCCAGAAACTGATTGCATGACATCTAATTCACCAGTTAATGAAATCAAGAATTCAATTCTTAAACAGGAATCTGATGAAGCAAGTACCCCTTCAAGTTTTGTGCTGCTTGAAGATCGTTTAGATCTAAACCGTTGGCTTCCATCTGAAATATGCAGTATCTATAGAAAGAGAGGAATTTTGAAATTGTATCCTTGGCAG GTTGAGTGCCTTCAGATGGATGGTGTTTTACAGAGAAGAAATCTAGTATATTGTGCATCTACAAG TGCTGGTAAAAGTTTTGTTGCTGAAATATTAATGTTGCGGCGGGTCATATCTACTGGAAAAATAGCACTACTTGTGCTTCCTTATGTATCAATCTGTACAGAAAAG GCAGAACATCTGGAGGTTCTTCTTGAACCACTTGGCAAGCATGTTCGTAGTTATTATGGAAACCAAGGTGGTGGAACACTTCCTAAAGATACTTCTGTCGCTGTCTGCACAATAGAGAAAGCGAACTCTTTAATAAACAGATTGCTTGAAGAGGGTCGTCTGTCTGAAATTGGAATTATTGTGATAGATGAACTACACATG GTTGGTGATCCAAGAAGGGGTTATCTTTTGGAACTTATCTTGACAAAGCTTCGCTATGCAGCTGGTGAAGGCAATTCAGAGTCAAGTAGTGGAGAAAGTTCGGGTACGAGCAGTGGTAAGGCTGACCCTGCTCATGGTCTGCAAATTGTTGGAATGAGTGCTACCATGCCAAATGTGGCAGCAGTTGCTGATTGGCTTCAA GCGGCATTATACCAGACAGATTTTCGACCAGTTCCATTAGAAGAATATATTAAAGTTGGTAACactatttataacaaaaaaatggacATTGTGAGAACAATCTCTAAACAATATGATCTTGGTGGTAAAGATCCAGATCATATTGTCGAACTATGTAATGAG GTTGTTCAAGAGGGTCATTCAGTGTTGATATTTTGCTCTAGTCGAAAAGGGTGTGAATCAACTGCAAGGCATGTTTCAAAGTTCCTCAGAAGATTTTCTGTTAATGTTCATAATGATGAAAGTGAGTTCGTTGATATTACTTCAGCTATTGACGCCTTGCGAAGGTGTCCTGCTGGACTGGATCCTATATTAGAAGAAACTGTGCCTTCTGGTGTTGCCTATCACCATGCTGGCCTCAcg GTTGAGGAAAGAGAGATTGTTGAAACCTGCTATCGCAGGGGCCTTGTACGTGTCTTAACTGCTACATCTACCTTAGCCGCTGGGGTTAACCTGCCAGCTAGAAGGGTTATTTTTCGACAACCCAGGATCGGTCGTGATTTTATTGATGGAACAAGGTACAGACAGATGGCTGGTCGGGCTGGTCGGACTGGAATAGATACACAGGGGGAAAGT GTATTAATTTGCAAACCGGAAGAGATCAAAAGAATTATGGGCCTTCTTAATGAAAGCTGTCCACCTTTGCATTCTTGTCTATCTGAAGATATTAATGGAATGACTCATGCTATTTTAGAAGTTGTGGCTGGCGGAATTGTCCAAACTACTGGTGATATTAATCGATATGTTAGGTGTACTCTTCTGAATTCCACCAAACCATTTCAAGATGTGGTGAAATCAGCCCAGGAATCTCTTCGATGGTTGTGCCACGGAAAATTTCTCGAATGGAATGAAGATACTAAGTTATACAGTACCACACCATTTGGACGTGCAGCTTTTGGCAGTTCTCTCAGCCCAGAAGAATCACTT ATTGTTTTGGATGATCTTTCAAGGGCAAGAGAAGGATTTGTGCTTGCATCTGATTTGCATTTAGTTTATCTAGTAACACCAATTAACGTTGATGTTGAGCCAGATTGGGAACTGTACTACGAAAGGTTCATGGAATTACCTGCTCTTGACCAG TCAGTTGGCAACCGAGTTGGAGTAGTAGAACCGTTTCTGATGCGCATGGCACATGGAGCACCTATGCGCGCTTCAAACCAGTCAAGGGACAATATGAAGGGGTTGCATGGCAAATGTGAAAACCGACTTGGGATCAGAAACAGTACTATGCTGTCAGATGATCAAAAACTTCGAGTGTGTAAACGTTTCAATGTTGCACTCATCTTATCAAGACTAGTGCAG GAAGTTCCTGTGGCTGAGGTTTGTGAAGCTTTTAAAGTGGCTAGAGGAATGGTTCAAGCCTTGCAAGAGAATGCTGGAAGGTTTGCATCTATGGTTTCTGTGTTCTGTGAAAGGCTTGGGTGGCATGATCTCGAAGGTTTAGTTGCCAAATTCCAAAATCGCGTTTCATTCGGAGTGAGAGCAGAAATTGTAGAGCTTACTACTATTCCATATGTTAAG GGTTCTCGAGCAAGAGCACTCTACAAAGCTGGCTTGCGTACACCTCTCGCAATTGCAGAAGCTTCCGTTCCTGAAATTGTCAAAGCTCTTTTTGAATCTTCTTCATGGGCTGGACAAG AAGGTTCGGCACAAAGACGCGTACAACTTGGAGTGGCCAAGAAGATAAAGAGTGGTGCACGCAAAATTGTTCTTGATAAAGCTGAAGAAGCAAGGATTGTTGCCTTCTCAGCTTTTAAATCACTCGGATTCGATGTTCCACACTTTTCTCAACCCATACTGTCAACTGCCACTGGTGATCACGTCAGGAAAGGAGCTGCAACTATATCTTTTGGAGATGGCACTAGTAGTAGCTTTGTTAATGTAGAGCACGTGACGCCTGCTTCTACTAACCCATCCACTGATGAAAATGAGAGTTCTGATAAGGTTGCTTCAGAAAGTGAGGGAGAGAAGTTTATGAGAACACCAGATATGGTTTTAGTGGCTCCAGCAGAAGTAAACTCAACAACTGCAATGTACTGTAACTTTGGTGCTGTAAGTTCTGGGGTACTAGTTGAAGGGTCTGTAACCAGTAGTGCTGAGCTGAATGCTACTGTTGCTAATGCCAAAAGTGCAGATATGACTTGCACTATTCAGTTACAAAGACCTGGTGACGGAATTGGGTATCTTGATTGTGGAGTGCAGGAACCACACAACAGGCAAAATTTGTGTGTTGTCAATAAGGAAAGTGCTTGTGCGAAAGGCCCTATCAATGCAATTCATACGCCTGGCGGATTTGATTCCTTCTTGGACCTCTGGGAGACTGCACCGGAATTCTATTTTGATGTCCATTACAACAAACGATTGGAAGTAAACGCTGTTGCCCCCTTTGAAATACACGGCATGGCCATTTGTTGGGAAAGTTCTCCTGTCTACTATGTCAATCTTCCCAAGGATCTACTGTGGTCTGACAACAGAAGAGATGATTACTTGTCCTTGTGTACATCTGGTGATAAGAGTACTTCACCTCATGAGCATTGGCTGGAGATAGTTCGAAAAAGATGGAATAGGATTGGTAAAATGCTAGGgaaaagaaatgttagaaaatttACTTGGAACCTAAAAGTTCAGATTCAGGTTCTTAAAAGTCCTGCAGTTTCAGTTAAGAAATTTGGTTTAGATCTTGCTGGGAAAAATTTAGGTCTTGAACTCATAGACAACTCATACTCACTGTTGTCTCCAGTTCATATAAAAGATGGAATTGACATGTGCATTGTGGCATGGATTCTTTGGCCTGATGAGGAGAGAAGCTCTAACCCAAACCTGGAGAAG GAAGTTAAGAAACGGTTATCCAGCGAGGCTGCGGCAACTGCTAATCAGAGTGGCAGGTGGAAGAATCAGATGCGAAGAGCTGCACATAACGGGTGCTGCCGCCGGGTTGCACAAACACGAGCCTTATGTTCTGTACTCTGGAAGTTGCTTATTTCTGAAGATCTTATTGAAGCCCTTATGAATATAGAAATCCCATTG GTTAATGTTCTTGCCGACATGGAGCTTTGGGGAATAGGTGTCGACATGGAAGGATGCCTTCAGGCACGTAATGTGTTGGGGAAAAAGCTTAGACATCTTGAGAAGGAAGCTCATAAGCTGGCTGGCATGACATTTTCATTATATACGGCAGCAGATATTGCAAATGTGCTGTATGGACACTTGAAGCTGCCCATACCAGAGGGGTATGACAAGGGAAAGCAACATCCAAGTACTGACAAGCATTGCTTGGATATATTAAG
- the LOC132190002 gene encoding helicase and polymerase-containing protein TEBICHI isoform X5, with product MASGSPRTRIDEFFVSKKRKPISPGLKSGRSKIAVKTTVEGSPSAKGTLDNCLVTSDDDKNSAKPSYSAGDSGQDAVKRKLALEINNSSKDELKWPSFSEQLDSQTSEAVEAAQKEASLGLSGMGGVAAGDFVKGCSTSEQGVDNSELKKFATDFLSLYCSDFQSSTNSQSEPKVNDQKRNRSPSCLDGKDKACKMRHCNTNQSHLEGEVTGSNKKDPEDMQSGFIDKSMVSVFRSSREVTDGNGPIELQPCLKKCGNTPKSSVNMTEFCTPGSLAVKACVCETPKSRHGSSIFSPGEAFWNEAIQLADGLCVPMVNFSAQATEQTNIVKTQFHIMNSCNFRNGVGHNKSKETLDEGENRARQMELSVKHTKDLDKEVSLLPVKHLDFSCEDKNLDESTPPCRAVDDSECATHRGGDQSECGAVDHKGIETSNILIRCGKAQTDEEIHVVQGMTSVLSVTKGKVDISCPETDCMTSNSPVNEIKNSILKQESDEASTPSSFVLLEDRLDLNRWLPSEICSIYRKRGILKLYPWQVECLQMDGVLQRRNLVYCASTSAGKSFVAEILMLRRVISTGKIALLVLPYVSICTEKAEHLEVLLEPLGKHVRSYYGNQGGGTLPKDTSVAVCTIEKANSLINRLLEEGRLSEIGIIVIDELHMVGDPRRGYLLELILTKLRYAAGEGNSESSSGESSGTSSGKADPAHGLQIVGMSATMPNVAAVADWLQAALYQTDFRPVPLEEYIKVGNTIYNKKMDIVRTISKQYDLGGKDPDHIVELCNEVVQEGHSVLIFCSSRKGCESTARHVSKFLRRFSVNVHNDESEFVDITSAIDALRRCPAGLDPILEETVPSGVAYHHAGLTVEEREIVETCYRRGLVRVLTATSTLAAGVNLPARRVIFRQPRIGRDFIDGTRYRQMAGRAGRTGIDTQGESVLICKPEEIKRIMGLLNESCPPLHSCLSEDINGMTHAILEVVAGGIVQTTGDINRYVRCTLLNSTKPFQDVVKSAQESLRWLCHGKFLEWNEDTKLYSTTPFGRAAFGSSLSPEESLIVLDDLSRAREGFVLASDLHLVYLVTPINVDVEPDWELYYERFMELPALDQSVGNRVGVVEPFLMRMAHGAPMRASNQSRDNMKGLHGKCENRLGIRNSTMLSDDQKLRVCKRFNVALILSRLVQEVPVAEVCEAFKVARGMVQALQENAGRFASMVSVFCERLGWHDLEGLVAKFQNRVSFGVRAEIVELTTIPYVKGSRARALYKAGLRTPLAIAEASVPEIVKALFESSSWAGQEGSAQRRVQLGVAKKIKSGARKIVLDKAEEARIVAFSAFKSLGFDVPHFSQPILSTATGDHVRKGAATISFGDGTSSSFVNVEHVTPASTNPSTDENESSDKVASESEGEKFMRTPDMVLVAPAEVNSTTAMYCNFGAVSSGVLVEGSVTSSAELNATVANAKSADMTCTIQLQRPGDGIGYLDCGVQEPHNRQNLCVVNKESACAKGPINAIHTPGGFDSFLDLWETAPEFYFDVHYNKRLEVNAVAPFEIHGMAICWESSPVYYVNLPKDLLWSDNRRDDYLSLCTSGDKSTSPHEHWLEIVRKRWNRIGKMLGKRNVRKFTWNLKVQIQVLKSPAVSVKKFGLDLAGKNLGLELIDNSYSLLSPVHIKDGIDMCIVAWILWPDEERSSNPNLEKEVKKRLSSEAAATANQSGRWKNQMRRAAHNGCCRRVAQTRALCSVLWKLLISEDLIEALMNIEIPLVNVLADMELWGIGVDMEGCLQARNVLGKKLRHLEKEAHKLAGMTFSLYTAADIANVLYGHLKLPIPEGYDKGKQHPSTDKHCLDILRTTGYC from the exons ATGGCGTCTGGTTCGCCACGGACGCGCATCGATGAG TTCTTTGTTTCGAAGAAAAGGAAACCCATATCACCTGGTCTCAAGTCTGGGAGAAGCAAAATTGCTGTAAAAACTACCGTGGAAGGGTCTCCGAGTGCCAAAGGTACTCTGGACAATTGCTTGGTGACTTCAGATGATGATAAGAACTCGGCTAAGCCATCATATTCAGCTGGTGATTCTGGGCAAGATGCAGTTAAAAGGAAGTTGGCATTGGAGATTAATAATTCTTCCAAAGATGAACTTAAGTGGCCCTCGTTTTCAGAACAACTGGACTCTCAAACTTCTGAAGCAGTTGAAGCGGCTCAGAAGGAAGCATCTTTGGGATTATCTGGTATGGGTGGTGTTGCTGCAGGAGATTTTGTAAAGGGTTGCTCAACTTCTGAACAGGGTGTTGATAACTCAGAGCTCAAAAAGTTTGCTACTGACTTTTTGTCTTTATATTGTAG TGACTTTCAATCAAGTACAAATTCACAGTCAGAGCCGAAAGTGAATGACCAAAAGAGAAATCGTAGCCCCTCGTGCCTAGACGGGAAGGATAAAGCATGCAAGATGAGGCATTGCAATACTAACCAATCACATTTAGAAGGTGAAGTTACTGGCTCTAACAAGAAGGATCCAGAGGACATGCAGTCTGGTTTTATTGATAAATCCATGGTATCTGTTTTTAGATCTTCGAGGGAG GTTACTGATGGTAATGGTCCTATTGAGCTTCAACCATGCTTGAAAAAATGCGGCAATACTCCTAAATCATCTGTAAATATGACAGAATTCTGTACACCGGGTTCTTTGGCTGTTAAGGCATGTGTTTGTGAAACCCCCAAGTCAAGGCATGGAAGCTCCATATTTTCACCAGGAGAAGCTTTTTGGAATGAAGCAATTCAACTTGCTGATGGTTTGTGTGTTCCAATGGTTAACTTTTCTGCTCAGGCTACTGAACAAACTAATATTGTGAAGACCCAATTTCATATCATGAATTCATGCAATTTCAGAAATGGAGTCGGTCATAACAAGTCAAAGGAAACATTGGATGAGGGTGAGAATAGAGCCCGACAAATGGAACTAAGTGTGAAGCATACAAAAGATCTGGACAAAGAAGTATCCTTGCTTCCTGTTAAGCATTTGGACTTCTCATGTGAGGACAAAAATCTGGATGAAAGTACCCCACCCTGTCGTGCTGTTGATGATTCAGAATGTGCTACTCATAGAGGTGGCGACCAATCTGAATGTGGTGCTGTAGATCACAAAGGGATAGAAACTAGTAATATATTAATTCGATGTGGGAAAGCTCAGACAGATGAAGAGATACATGTGGTACAGGGGATGACTTCTGTTCTTTCAGTAACCAAGGGGAAAGTGGATATATCGTGTCCAGAAACTGATTGCATGACATCTAATTCACCAGTTAATGAAATCAAGAATTCAATTCTTAAACAGGAATCTGATGAAGCAAGTACCCCTTCAAGTTTTGTGCTGCTTGAAGATCGTTTAGATCTAAACCGTTGGCTTCCATCTGAAATATGCAGTATCTATAGAAAGAGAGGAATTTTGAAATTGTATCCTTGGCAG GTTGAGTGCCTTCAGATGGATGGTGTTTTACAGAGAAGAAATCTAGTATATTGTGCATCTACAAG TGCTGGTAAAAGTTTTGTTGCTGAAATATTAATGTTGCGGCGGGTCATATCTACTGGAAAAATAGCACTACTTGTGCTTCCTTATGTATCAATCTGTACAGAAAAG GCAGAACATCTGGAGGTTCTTCTTGAACCACTTGGCAAGCATGTTCGTAGTTATTATGGAAACCAAGGTGGTGGAACACTTCCTAAAGATACTTCTGTCGCTGTCTGCACAATAGAGAAAGCGAACTCTTTAATAAACAGATTGCTTGAAGAGGGTCGTCTGTCTGAAATTGGAATTATTGTGATAGATGAACTACACATG GTTGGTGATCCAAGAAGGGGTTATCTTTTGGAACTTATCTTGACAAAGCTTCGCTATGCAGCTGGTGAAGGCAATTCAGAGTCAAGTAGTGGAGAAAGTTCGGGTACGAGCAGTGGTAAGGCTGACCCTGCTCATGGTCTGCAAATTGTTGGAATGAGTGCTACCATGCCAAATGTGGCAGCAGTTGCTGATTGGCTTCAA GCGGCATTATACCAGACAGATTTTCGACCAGTTCCATTAGAAGAATATATTAAAGTTGGTAACactatttataacaaaaaaatggacATTGTGAGAACAATCTCTAAACAATATGATCTTGGTGGTAAAGATCCAGATCATATTGTCGAACTATGTAATGAG GTTGTTCAAGAGGGTCATTCAGTGTTGATATTTTGCTCTAGTCGAAAAGGGTGTGAATCAACTGCAAGGCATGTTTCAAAGTTCCTCAGAAGATTTTCTGTTAATGTTCATAATGATGAAAGTGAGTTCGTTGATATTACTTCAGCTATTGACGCCTTGCGAAGGTGTCCTGCTGGACTGGATCCTATATTAGAAGAAACTGTGCCTTCTGGTGTTGCCTATCACCATGCTGGCCTCAcg GTTGAGGAAAGAGAGATTGTTGAAACCTGCTATCGCAGGGGCCTTGTACGTGTCTTAACTGCTACATCTACCTTAGCCGCTGGGGTTAACCTGCCAGCTAGAAGGGTTATTTTTCGACAACCCAGGATCGGTCGTGATTTTATTGATGGAACAAGGTACAGACAGATGGCTGGTCGGGCTGGTCGGACTGGAATAGATACACAGGGGGAAAGT GTATTAATTTGCAAACCGGAAGAGATCAAAAGAATTATGGGCCTTCTTAATGAAAGCTGTCCACCTTTGCATTCTTGTCTATCTGAAGATATTAATGGAATGACTCATGCTATTTTAGAAGTTGTGGCTGGCGGAATTGTCCAAACTACTGGTGATATTAATCGATATGTTAGGTGTACTCTTCTGAATTCCACCAAACCATTTCAAGATGTGGTGAAATCAGCCCAGGAATCTCTTCGATGGTTGTGCCACGGAAAATTTCTCGAATGGAATGAAGATACTAAGTTATACAGTACCACACCATTTGGACGTGCAGCTTTTGGCAGTTCTCTCAGCCCAGAAGAATCACTT ATTGTTTTGGATGATCTTTCAAGGGCAAGAGAAGGATTTGTGCTTGCATCTGATTTGCATTTAGTTTATCTAGTAACACCAATTAACGTTGATGTTGAGCCAGATTGGGAACTGTACTACGAAAGGTTCATGGAATTACCTGCTCTTGACCAG TCAGTTGGCAACCGAGTTGGAGTAGTAGAACCGTTTCTGATGCGCATGGCACATGGAGCACCTATGCGCGCTTCAAACCAGTCAAGGGACAATATGAAGGGGTTGCATGGCAAATGTGAAAACCGACTTGGGATCAGAAACAGTACTATGCTGTCAGATGATCAAAAACTTCGAGTGTGTAAACGTTTCAATGTTGCACTCATCTTATCAAGACTAGTGCAG GAAGTTCCTGTGGCTGAGGTTTGTGAAGCTTTTAAAGTGGCTAGAGGAATGGTTCAAGCCTTGCAAGAGAATGCTGGAAGGTTTGCATCTATGGTTTCTGTGTTCTGTGAAAGGCTTGGGTGGCATGATCTCGAAGGTTTAGTTGCCAAATTCCAAAATCGCGTTTCATTCGGAGTGAGAGCAGAAATTGTAGAGCTTACTACTATTCCATATGTTAAG GGTTCTCGAGCAAGAGCACTCTACAAAGCTGGCTTGCGTACACCTCTCGCAATTGCAGAAGCTTCCGTTCCTGAAATTGTCAAAGCTCTTTTTGAATCTTCTTCATGGGCTGGACAAG AAGGTTCGGCACAAAGACGCGTACAACTTGGAGTGGCCAAGAAGATAAAGAGTGGTGCACGCAAAATTGTTCTTGATAAAGCTGAAGAAGCAAGGATTGTTGCCTTCTCAGCTTTTAAATCACTCGGATTCGATGTTCCACACTTTTCTCAACCCATACTGTCAACTGCCACTGGTGATCACGTCAGGAAAGGAGCTGCAACTATATCTTTTGGAGATGGCACTAGTAGTAGCTTTGTTAATGTAGAGCACGTGACGCCTGCTTCTACTAACCCATCCACTGATGAAAATGAGAGTTCTGATAAGGTTGCTTCAGAAAGTGAGGGAGAGAAGTTTATGAGAACACCAGATATGGTTTTAGTGGCTCCAGCAGAAGTAAACTCAACAACTGCAATGTACTGTAACTTTGGTGCTGTAAGTTCTGGGGTACTAGTTGAAGGGTCTGTAACCAGTAGTGCTGAGCTGAATGCTACTGTTGCTAATGCCAAAAGTGCAGATATGACTTGCACTATTCAGTTACAAAGACCTGGTGACGGAATTGGGTATCTTGATTGTGGAGTGCAGGAACCACACAACAGGCAAAATTTGTGTGTTGTCAATAAGGAAAGTGCTTGTGCGAAAGGCCCTATCAATGCAATTCATACGCCTGGCGGATTTGATTCCTTCTTGGACCTCTGGGAGACTGCACCGGAATTCTATTTTGATGTCCATTACAACAAACGATTGGAAGTAAACGCTGTTGCCCCCTTTGAAATACACGGCATGGCCATTTGTTGGGAAAGTTCTCCTGTCTACTATGTCAATCTTCCCAAGGATCTACTGTGGTCTGACAACAGAAGAGATGATTACTTGTCCTTGTGTACATCTGGTGATAAGAGTACTTCACCTCATGAGCATTGGCTGGAGATAGTTCGAAAAAGATGGAATAGGATTGGTAAAATGCTAGGgaaaagaaatgttagaaaatttACTTGGAACCTAAAAGTTCAGATTCAGGTTCTTAAAAGTCCTGCAGTTTCAGTTAAGAAATTTGGTTTAGATCTTGCTGGGAAAAATTTAGGTCTTGAACTCATAGACAACTCATACTCACTGTTGTCTCCAGTTCATATAAAAGATGGAATTGACATGTGCATTGTGGCATGGATTCTTTGGCCTGATGAGGAGAGAAGCTCTAACCCAAACCTGGAGAAG GAAGTTAAGAAACGGTTATCCAGCGAGGCTGCGGCAACTGCTAATCAGAGTGGCAGGTGGAAGAATCAGATGCGAAGAGCTGCACATAACGGGTGCTGCCGCCGGGTTGCACAAACACGAGCCTTATGTTCTGTACTCTGGAAGTTGCTTATTTCTGAAGATCTTATTGAAGCCCTTATGAATATAGAAATCCCATTG GTTAATGTTCTTGCCGACATGGAGCTTTGGGGAATAGGTGTCGACATGGAAGGATGCCTTCAGGCACGTAATGTGTTGGGGAAAAAGCTTAGACATCTTGAGAAGGAAGCTCATAAGCTGGCTGGCATGACATTTTCATTATATACGGCAGCAGATATTGCAAATGTGCTGTATGGACACTTGAAGCTGCCCATACCAGAGGGGTATGACAAGGGAAAGCAACATCCAAGTACTGACAAGCATTGCTTGGATATATTAAG